The genomic window CACCCTCTGGCCCCATATCGATGAGCCAGTCCCCGCACTTAATGACATCAAGGTTATGCTCAATGATAAGGATAGAGTTACCCTTGTCCACAAGCGCTTGAAGCACATGGAGAAGGCGGTTCACGTCTTCAAAGTGAAGGCCAGTAGTTGGCTCGTCCAGAATGTAGAGTGTCTTACCTGTAGCACGGCGGGAAAGCTCTGTTGCAAGCTTAATACGCTGCGCTTCACCACCGGAAAGGGTGGTGGCAGGTTGGCCAATCTTCATGTAGCCCAAACCTACGTCATTCAACACGGCCAGCTTCTGCTTAATGGCAGGGATGGCATCAAAGAAAGCGAGCGCCTCTTCGACGGTCATATTGAGGACCTCTGAGATGTTCTTGCCCTTGTAGTGAATTTCCAAGGTTTCTTTGTTGTAGCGCTCACCGTGACACTCGTCACAGGTTACGTACACATCAGGAAGGAAGTTCATTTCAATCTTAAGGACACCGTCACCGGCACAGGTCTCACAGCGGCCACCCTTCATGTTGAAGGAGAAGCGTCCTTGCTTGTACCCGCGGGCCTTAGCCTCAGGGGTAGCGGCCCAAATGTCACGGATTGCCGTAAACATACCCGTATAGGTAGCCGGGTTGGAACGCGGGGTGCGGCCAATTGGGCTCTGATCGATATCGATCACCTTGTTCAAATGCTCAAGGCCCCTAATTTCCTCGTGCTTACCTGGGATGTCCTTGGCGCCATAGAAATGGGCGTTGAGGGCAGTGGCAAGAATGTCGTTAATAAGGGTAGATTTACCCGATCCGGATACACCGGTAACACAGGTCAAAACACCGAGTGGGATTTTGGCACTGACGTTGCGCAGGTTGTTCTCCTTGGCACCAATAATCTCTACAAAACGGCCATCGCCCTTGCGGCGTTTCTTTGGGGTAGGAATTTCCTTCTTACCAGAAAGGTACTGGCCGGTGATGGAGTTTGGGTTGGCAGCCACTTCCGCAGGGGTTCCCTGGGCAATAACCTCACCACCATGCTTACCGGCACCAGGGCCGATATCGATAAGGTGGTCAGCAGCCTCCATGGTTTCCTGGTCGTGCTCTACAACAAGAACGGTATTGCCAAGGTCGCGCAAGCGGGTAA from Verrucomicrobiia bacterium includes these protein-coding regions:
- the uvrA gene encoding excinuclease ABC subunit UvrA, with protein sequence LLDSIEKALKLAEGKLVVARLEAEGEAFYSEDFYCPFDNISLPEIEPRSFSFNSPHGACPKCQGLGRLLQVDPERVVPNPRLTIAEGAIRPWSRSTSFDTWYLKVMEEVARLKKVPMNTAWQDLTEEQRQIVLFGTGEEKYTVTGYTTSYEGVIPNLTRRHKETESDYVRSEIERYMVEEKCPTCEGGRLRPEVLGVKVAGKNIVEVNQMTVDESAVYFGNLQKGGVLTENEQHIARQIFKEICDRLGFLQDVGLSYLTLDRSANTLAGGEAQRIRLATQIGSGLTGVLYILDEPSIGLHQRDNTRLLETLTRLRDLGNTVLVVEHDQETMEAADHLIDIGPGAGKHGGEVIAQGTPAEVAANPNSITGQYLSGKKEIPTPKKRRKGDGRFVEIIGAKENNLRNVSAKIPLGVLTCVTGVSGSGKSTLINDILATALNAHFYGAKDIPGKHEEIRGLEHLNKVIDIDQSPIGRTPRSNPATYTGMFTAIRDIWAATPEAKARGYKQGRFSFNMKGGRCETCAGDGVLKIEMNFLPDVYVTCDECHGERYNKETLEIHYKGKNISEVLNMTVEEALAFFDAIPAIKQKLAVLNDVGLGYMKIGQPATTLSGGEAQRIKLATELSRRATGKTLYILDEPTTGLHFEDVNRLLHVLQALVDKGNSILIIEHNLDVIKCGDWLIDMGPEGGSGGGMIVATGTPEDVAKVEKSHTGRYLKTMLAKGK